A section of the Puniceicoccus vermicola genome encodes:
- a CDS encoding glutamate-5-semialdehyde dehydrogenase, translating to MFEEPESLDHLVQRIARQAREASYGVAVAKTEHKNAVLSRLATLIESSAEDLGAANEKDLAVGREQGLSKALLDRLALTPERIASMAEGVRQVASLPDPVGTEIGQLKPDSGIDIRKVRVPIGVVGIIYESRPNVTVDCAALCLKSGNACILRGGREAFHSNQALAALVRQALEEEGMDSNAVQLIPTTDRTALGFLLKQDQYVHCIVPRGGEGLIRYVVENSNIPVIKHFEGICSLYLDSEADLQMAREIAVNAKCQRPGVCNAIENLVVHRSFAAAHLAEIAQALANEGVELRADVEAGAILHRAGIGYRTAAEEDWSTEYLDLILSIRVVSSADEAISFINRYGSQHSDSIITTNEATARRFLRAVDSSTVYWNASTRFTDGYEFGLGAEIGISTDRLHARGPMGLEELCTYKYEVHGKGEVRK from the coding sequence ATGTTTGAAGAACCCGAATCTCTGGACCATCTGGTTCAGCGCATCGCCCGGCAGGCTCGCGAGGCCTCCTATGGCGTCGCTGTGGCTAAAACCGAGCACAAGAATGCTGTCCTCTCTCGCCTCGCCACCCTCATCGAATCCTCCGCTGAGGATTTGGGCGCCGCCAACGAGAAGGATCTAGCCGTCGGACGGGAGCAAGGTCTCTCCAAGGCCCTTCTTGACCGCTTGGCCCTGACGCCGGAGCGGATTGCCTCCATGGCCGAAGGCGTCCGCCAAGTTGCCTCCCTTCCCGATCCAGTAGGGACAGAAATCGGCCAGTTGAAACCCGACAGCGGGATCGACATCCGCAAAGTCCGAGTGCCCATCGGAGTCGTCGGCATCATTTACGAATCCCGTCCAAACGTCACGGTCGACTGCGCCGCTCTCTGCCTCAAATCCGGCAATGCCTGCATTCTTCGCGGGGGACGGGAAGCCTTTCACTCGAATCAAGCTCTCGCGGCCCTGGTCCGTCAAGCGCTCGAAGAGGAAGGGATGGACAGCAACGCAGTGCAACTCATCCCGACCACCGACCGCACCGCTCTCGGCTTCCTTCTCAAGCAGGACCAGTACGTGCACTGCATCGTACCCCGCGGCGGCGAGGGCCTGATCCGCTACGTGGTTGAGAACTCCAATATTCCCGTCATCAAGCACTTCGAAGGGATTTGCAGCCTTTACCTGGACTCCGAAGCAGATCTTCAGATGGCCCGCGAAATCGCAGTCAATGCCAAGTGTCAGCGCCCGGGGGTTTGCAACGCCATTGAGAATCTCGTGGTCCACCGCAGCTTCGCCGCGGCTCACCTGGCCGAGATCGCTCAGGCACTGGCAAATGAAGGAGTCGAGCTTCGCGCCGACGTGGAAGCCGGTGCCATCCTACACCGCGCCGGAATCGGCTACCGCACCGCGGCCGAAGAAGATTGGTCGACGGAATATCTCGACCTTATTCTATCAATACGCGTGGTTTCCAGCGCCGACGAAGCCATCTCCTTCATCAACCGCTACGGTTCCCAGCACAGCGACTCCATCATCACCACCAATGAAGCCACGGCCCGCCGTTTCCTTCGTGCCGTCGATTCGTCGACGGTTTACTGGAACGCCAGCACCCGCTTCACCGATGGCTACGAATTCGGCCTCGGCGCCGAGATCGGGATTTCCACCGACCGTCTACACGCCCGCGGCCCCATGGGCCTCGAAGAACTTTGCACCTACAAATATGAAGTGCACGGCAAAGGAGAGGTCCGGAAATGA
- a CDS encoding DEAD/DEAH box helicase, whose amino-acid sequence MEKKLFSELGLSPEILKAVEKMGFEEASPIQSEAIPALLEGGDVVGQSQTGSGKTAAFAIPAIEKVDPSLAETQVLILCPTRELAVQVAEETSKLASFKKGVRELPIYGGQSYDRQFRGLKQGAHIVIGTPGRLLDHLEKGTLKLGNLRSIIMDEADRMLDMGFLDDIKTILSQAPDSRQTVLFSATVPKPIATLIKTFTRNPTWVKIESQSLTVPAIEQVWYEVHGRTKVEVLCRLIDLEDVRYAIIFCATKVMVDGLVEHLLARGYMADKLHGDMTQVMRERVMDRFRRRSIEFLVATDVAARGLDVKDIEVVFNYDLPNDGEDYVHRIGRTGRAGSKGKAITFVGGREVYKLQNIMRFTKGQIRRERVPTLEQVEARRENLFFDTLRSTLEEGSFKRYEDFTDRLLNQGYTPTDIISALMDLREKENPKASGEEIQIIEESSSPRGGGPKGKGAPWKKGKRPYKKKGGSSRKGGDRDDFYKRKKKK is encoded by the coding sequence ATGGAGAAAAAGTTGTTCAGTGAGCTCGGGCTTTCGCCGGAGATACTCAAAGCCGTCGAGAAGATGGGCTTTGAAGAAGCGTCCCCCATTCAATCGGAGGCCATTCCCGCCTTGTTAGAGGGCGGTGACGTCGTCGGTCAGTCCCAAACCGGATCCGGAAAAACGGCGGCCTTTGCGATTCCGGCGATTGAGAAGGTGGACCCCTCATTGGCGGAAACGCAGGTTTTGATTCTTTGCCCAACTCGTGAGTTGGCGGTGCAGGTGGCCGAAGAAACTTCTAAACTCGCCTCCTTTAAGAAAGGCGTGCGGGAGTTGCCGATCTACGGTGGGCAATCCTACGATCGCCAGTTTCGCGGACTGAAGCAGGGCGCTCACATCGTCATTGGCACGCCCGGTCGTCTTCTGGACCATTTGGAGAAGGGTACCTTGAAGTTGGGGAATCTTCGTTCGATCATCATGGACGAGGCCGACCGGATGCTCGATATGGGCTTCCTTGATGATATCAAGACGATCCTTTCGCAGGCCCCGGACTCCCGGCAGACGGTTCTTTTCTCCGCAACGGTTCCCAAGCCGATTGCCACTTTGATCAAAACGTTTACCCGGAATCCTACCTGGGTGAAAATTGAGTCACAGTCCCTCACCGTGCCGGCGATCGAGCAGGTATGGTATGAGGTCCATGGGCGCACGAAGGTCGAGGTATTGTGCCGCCTGATTGATTTGGAGGATGTTCGGTACGCCATCATCTTCTGTGCAACGAAAGTGATGGTGGATGGCTTGGTCGAGCACCTGTTGGCCCGCGGCTATATGGCGGACAAGCTACACGGGGATATGACCCAGGTCATGCGAGAGCGGGTGATGGATCGATTCCGCCGCCGCTCGATTGAGTTTCTGGTCGCCACCGACGTCGCGGCACGTGGACTCGACGTCAAAGACATTGAGGTCGTCTTCAACTACGATCTCCCCAACGACGGGGAAGACTACGTCCACCGGATTGGCCGAACGGGCCGTGCGGGGAGCAAGGGCAAGGCGATCACATTTGTTGGAGGTCGTGAGGTCTACAAGCTGCAGAATATTATGCGCTTCACGAAGGGCCAAATCCGCCGCGAGCGGGTGCCCACTCTCGAGCAAGTCGAGGCCCGTCGGGAGAACCTCTTTTTCGACACGCTCCGCAGCACTCTCGAGGAAGGATCCTTTAAACGCTACGAAGACTTCACGGACCGCTTGCTGAATCAGGGCTACACGCCGACCGATATCATCTCGGCTTTGATGGACCTCCGTGAGAAAGAGAATCCCAAGGCCTCCGGCGAGGAGATTCAAATCATCGAAGAATCCAGCTCCCCTCGGGGAGGAGGTCCCAAGGGCAAAGGGGCGCCGTGGAAGAAGGGGAAGCGTCCCTATAAGAAAAAGGGTGGCTCTTCCCGCAAGGGAGGCGACCGCGACGATTTCTACAAGCGGAAGAAAAAGAAGTAA
- a CDS encoding right-handed parallel beta-helix repeat-containing protein, with translation MRIPIFIHHKPILTAIALLAATVANATNLISNGDFQSFSGDKPTDWFAPSDGTVSLEYDTSNKPTDALGSLKVTCTGTKKGQGQVIQKLKLPEAGLYYLEGWVNSPKSSRGYIQVKLYKNGKEFKRISIRESGKDWVKVGKEIDTAGSTQAAVLLRYNQGERNVGDSVWFANISLIPASERVRETPQISQLNAVPTFNSIGVYADVEGDMSATTEGHMQYRAKGEAEWRDTLGVVWHGETKQMRGSLLNLTENTEYEAKVWMTDETLELETEPKVIACTTWNSHPKIGKTIHLDPGLSTTALEITEKGTPDAWVLITRAPDSPSTLDVQNKSINAIKIINSEYIIVENLKIQGSIKDAVVIEDSSNIRIRRCDISNWGQPGTFQESTSYKGKKRFFYLDEEGNRINLQAGVRINHGANRVVVENCFIHAPRGHANSWQYGHPLGPTSIIMAMSDGNHVIRNNDLIGSEDHRFNDTIESAYNNKVQGGPYRDTDIQGNIMFFSNDDGIELDGGQMNIRMFNNWIQSSLCGISTAPTIYGPSYLYRNLIVLEGEERGNTNFAFKVGGNRTPEAGINYIFHNTVYSQSKALRGGNWGKGPTPLKTRNNVFALGDILYPQIAMADFDYDMMLPGSMDPERDEWQQNGVVSGEKFRNRDAGDYRLSANSSALDQGQSLPMINDGHTGDAPDLGAFPANSDPLFPVRPGGISALPMVANIEMILGEGPTKTAEINVIVPSTLGENWKVIANSPWIQTSPQSGPCDDQSHTLTVRFNEANPQAGPMEGAITIRSDAGYNRTVFIKGIAHPPSPQIFAANAVDLEHAGFTVVQKQDAPVPSILKAPSTRMEAKDSYIKFPVNITEPGVYYLHALTFVPGPGAATHDSMRFQIDDGEITYWPFRKTAPGMWHWQIVDKFKEEYPQKIHLTQGSHTLTIWGREGETEIAKIVVSQSPVSPEDAPVPLAQK, from the coding sequence ATGCGCATCCCAATATTTATCCACCACAAGCCCATACTGACAGCCATCGCCTTACTGGCAGCAACCGTCGCCAACGCAACCAACCTCATTTCCAACGGAGATTTCCAGTCCTTCTCAGGAGACAAGCCGACCGACTGGTTCGCGCCATCCGACGGCACCGTTTCGCTTGAGTATGACACGAGCAACAAACCAACCGATGCCCTGGGCAGTCTGAAAGTAACCTGCACGGGCACCAAAAAGGGCCAAGGCCAAGTCATCCAAAAACTCAAGTTGCCCGAGGCCGGATTGTATTACCTCGAAGGCTGGGTAAATTCACCCAAAAGTTCCCGGGGTTATATTCAAGTAAAGCTCTACAAAAACGGAAAAGAGTTTAAGCGAATCAGTATTCGGGAATCGGGCAAAGACTGGGTCAAAGTCGGCAAAGAAATAGACACTGCTGGTTCCACTCAGGCCGCCGTTCTACTTCGTTACAACCAGGGCGAACGGAATGTGGGCGACTCAGTTTGGTTCGCAAACATTTCCTTAATCCCAGCCAGTGAGCGCGTTCGCGAGACGCCTCAGATCAGCCAATTGAATGCAGTCCCCACCTTCAACTCAATCGGCGTCTATGCAGATGTTGAGGGAGACATGAGCGCGACCACCGAAGGCCACATGCAATACCGAGCCAAAGGAGAAGCAGAATGGCGCGACACTCTCGGCGTCGTATGGCATGGCGAGACGAAACAAATGCGCGGCAGCCTTCTCAATCTGACCGAAAATACCGAATACGAAGCCAAGGTGTGGATGACGGACGAAACCCTCGAACTCGAAACTGAACCTAAAGTCATCGCCTGCACCACCTGGAACAGTCACCCGAAAATCGGCAAAACGATCCACTTGGACCCAGGCCTCTCCACCACCGCCCTGGAAATCACCGAAAAGGGGACACCCGACGCATGGGTATTAATTACTCGAGCTCCCGATTCACCCTCTACGCTGGACGTCCAAAACAAAAGCATCAACGCGATCAAAATCATCAACTCTGAATACATCATTGTTGAGAACCTGAAAATTCAAGGCAGCATCAAAGACGCAGTCGTCATCGAGGACTCGAGTAATATCCGCATTCGTCGTTGCGACATTTCAAACTGGGGACAACCCGGCACATTCCAAGAAAGCACCAGTTACAAAGGGAAAAAAAGGTTTTTCTATTTAGACGAGGAAGGCAATCGCATCAACCTGCAGGCTGGCGTCCGCATCAATCATGGCGCCAATCGCGTCGTCGTCGAGAATTGCTTCATCCATGCTCCTCGTGGACACGCGAATAGTTGGCAGTACGGCCACCCGCTCGGACCTACATCCATCATCATGGCGATGTCCGACGGGAACCACGTCATCCGCAACAACGATTTGATCGGCTCCGAAGACCATCGCTTCAATGATACCATTGAGTCCGCCTACAACAATAAGGTCCAAGGCGGTCCCTACCGCGACACAGATATCCAAGGCAATATCATGTTCTTCAGCAACGATGATGGCATCGAGTTGGATGGCGGTCAAATGAACATCCGCATGTTCAACAACTGGATCCAGAGTAGTCTCTGCGGCATTAGCACAGCGCCTACGATCTATGGCCCGTCCTACCTTTATCGCAATCTGATCGTGCTCGAAGGGGAAGAACGCGGGAATACAAACTTTGCCTTCAAAGTCGGGGGGAACCGCACTCCCGAAGCGGGCATCAACTACATTTTCCACAACACAGTATACAGCCAAAGCAAAGCGTTACGTGGCGGCAATTGGGGCAAAGGCCCAACGCCACTCAAGACCCGCAACAATGTCTTCGCACTCGGCGACATCCTCTATCCACAAATTGCGATGGCAGACTTCGACTATGACATGATGTTGCCTGGATCCATGGATCCAGAGCGAGACGAATGGCAGCAGAACGGCGTGGTCAGTGGTGAGAAATTTCGCAATCGCGATGCGGGTGATTATCGCTTATCAGCCAATTCGTCAGCCCTCGATCAAGGGCAAAGCCTGCCGATGATCAACGATGGGCACACTGGCGATGCCCCTGACCTTGGAGCGTTCCCCGCCAACAGCGATCCGCTCTTCCCTGTTCGACCAGGCGGAATTTCGGCCCTCCCCATGGTCGCCAACATCGAAATGATCTTGGGCGAAGGACCCACTAAGACCGCAGAAATCAACGTAATCGTTCCGAGCACGTTGGGCGAGAATTGGAAAGTCATCGCAAACTCTCCGTGGATCCAAACCTCGCCCCAATCCGGCCCATGCGATGACCAAAGCCATACGCTCACCGTTCGCTTTAATGAAGCCAACCCTCAAGCCGGCCCGATGGAAGGGGCCATCACGATCCGCTCCGACGCCGGCTACAATCGAACCGTTTTCATCAAGGGCATCGCCCATCCGCCTTCTCCTCAAATATTTGCCGCAAATGCAGTCGATCTGGAACACGCCGGCTTCACCGTAGTCCAGAAACAAGACGCACCCGTCCCGTCGATATTGAAGGCCCCCTCCACGCGTATGGAGGCCAAAGACTCTTACATCAAGTTCCCGGTCAACATTACCGAACCGGGAGTCTACTACCTACATGCTTTAACCTTCGTGCCAGGCCCAGGCGCAGCGACCCACGATAGTATGCGCTTCCAGATCGATGATGGAGAAATCACCTACTGGCCTTTCCGCAAAACAGCACCTGGCATGTGGCACTGGCAAATCGTCGACAAGTTCAAGGAAGAGTATCCGCAGAAGATCCACCTCACCCAAGGCTCACATACGCTCACCATCTGGGGAAGAGAGGGTGAGACCGAGATCGCCAAAATCGTGGTCAGCCAAAGCCCGGTTTCCCCGGAAGACGCACCGGTCCCTCTGGCTCAAAAGTGA
- a CDS encoding MazG family protein gives MSPIEELRKTVKKLRAPDGCSWDREQTHESLISCLIEECSEVIEAIEEKDDPLLEEELGDLLLSILMHAEIASETDRFDLDDVARGVNEKLIRRHPHVFGPNAGKMGTEEILVQWEKIKAEEKAAKGITTMPLFKDLPPRLPALNYAGATAKQIRKKELGPVPSYDPEQLPTADEKEMGKTLFHLAALCDQKGWDAETLLRQYADQVRKEAEAAQ, from the coding sequence ATGAGTCCTATCGAAGAACTCAGGAAAACGGTCAAGAAGCTACGGGCTCCAGACGGGTGCTCTTGGGACCGCGAACAAACGCACGAGTCCCTCATCTCTTGCCTCATTGAAGAATGTTCGGAAGTGATCGAGGCGATTGAGGAAAAGGACGATCCCCTTCTCGAAGAAGAACTCGGCGACCTCCTCCTCAGCATTCTCATGCACGCCGAGATCGCCTCGGAAACGGATCGATTCGATCTCGACGACGTCGCCCGAGGAGTGAACGAAAAGCTGATCCGCCGCCACCCTCACGTCTTCGGCCCCAATGCCGGCAAGATGGGAACCGAAGAGATCCTCGTTCAATGGGAAAAGATCAAAGCCGAAGAGAAAGCGGCTAAAGGCATCACGACCATGCCTCTCTTCAAGGATCTTCCTCCTCGGCTTCCCGCTCTCAATTACGCCGGAGCGACCGCCAAACAGATCCGCAAAAAGGAACTAGGCCCCGTACCCTCCTACGACCCAGAGCAACTCCCAACAGCCGACGAGAAGGAAATGGGCAAGACTCTCTTCCACCTCGCCGCTCTCTGCGACCAAAAGGGATGGGACGCGGAAACACTCCTTCGGCAATATGCCGATCAAGTTCGCAAGGAAGCGGAAGCCGCTCAGTAA
- the gpmA gene encoding 2,3-diphosphoglycerate-dependent phosphoglycerate mutase, whose translation MHKLVLLRHGESQWNLDNRFTGWTDVDLTDTGREQAKSAGYYLKKEGFTFDLAFTSVLKRAMRTLWIAMDEMDLLWVPVRRAWQLNERHYGSLQGLNKAETAEKYGDEQVLIWRRSYDVPPPPLEKDDERYAGNDPRYANLDPEQLPLTECLKDTVDRFLPYWHESIAPEIRSGKNIIIAAHGNSLRALVKYLDDMSEEEILKLNIPTGMPLVYELDDDLKPLKSYYLGDPEEVKKAMDAVANQGKSKK comes from the coding sequence ATGCACAAACTTGTACTTCTGCGTCATGGCGAGAGCCAATGGAACTTGGATAACCGTTTCACCGGTTGGACTGATGTCGATCTTACCGACACCGGTCGCGAACAGGCGAAGTCCGCTGGTTATTATCTAAAGAAAGAAGGATTCACCTTCGATCTCGCTTTCACCTCCGTTCTCAAGCGCGCCATGCGCACTCTGTGGATTGCCATGGATGAGATGGACCTGCTCTGGGTTCCCGTCCGCCGGGCCTGGCAGCTCAATGAGCGTCATTATGGCAGCCTTCAAGGACTGAACAAGGCAGAGACGGCCGAGAAATACGGCGACGAGCAAGTTCTGATCTGGCGCCGCAGCTATGACGTCCCCCCTCCTCCGCTGGAGAAGGACGACGAGCGCTATGCTGGCAACGATCCGCGCTATGCGAATCTGGATCCGGAACAACTGCCTTTGACCGAGTGCCTGAAGGACACGGTCGATCGCTTCCTTCCCTATTGGCACGAGTCGATTGCTCCGGAAATTCGCTCCGGAAAGAACATCATCATCGCCGCCCACGGGAATTCTCTCCGGGCCTTGGTCAAGTATCTCGACGACATGTCGGAAGAAGAGATCCTGAAGCTCAACATCCCGACCGGGATGCCGCTTGTCTATGAACTCGATGACGATCTCAAGCCTCTCAAGAGCTACTACCTCGGCGATCCCGAGGAGGTAAAGAAGGCTATGGATGCGGTTGCCAATCAGGGCAAGTCGAAGAAATAG
- a CDS encoding extracellular solute-binding protein produces the protein MAERNRIQVVRDHILGLLERGEISPGDRIIAARELAEQLEISFLKVQQAVESLCQDGVLHTHSRKGTFVQKNWQQCVLAENMRVYNPVEFFPWIPDLLSLIEDYIPGLRSTFAFDRGMLELRTTSHVLTEFDDYMDLSSIFEECYPDRSVFFERPFRPFEIKKRMVGIPFAFSPRVIFYRPSLFEAAGAPMPHVGWGWSEFIESLEALKNILPKSGLINWSHAQYLIMVFVLRAGGRLFMPGAEDPVSFDSPEVEHGLELYRELGARVERVHSPDATYHKAFMNGEAAMYLGGRHFMDFILRAEDDDWATAPLPLFEGGVDSTAQATDLICVRKSCTSPDLAKQYVKAMLSEEVQDFIGQQKHNIPIRKSSAFKSLDLDDPRDSLIASEVGKISIDFNLQPPFPGAFVLKGLQRIIKQDIDIRTGLSELASAARTIIAVNGEYRPD, from the coding sequence ATGGCCGAGAGGAATAGAATTCAAGTTGTCCGGGATCACATACTGGGCTTGCTGGAGAGAGGAGAGATTTCTCCTGGGGATCGTATTATCGCCGCTCGAGAATTGGCGGAGCAATTGGAAATTTCCTTTTTGAAAGTCCAGCAGGCCGTCGAGTCACTCTGTCAGGATGGTGTGCTCCATACTCATTCCCGCAAAGGCACGTTTGTGCAGAAGAATTGGCAGCAGTGTGTGCTGGCAGAAAATATGCGGGTATACAATCCAGTGGAATTTTTTCCGTGGATTCCCGATTTGTTGTCGCTAATCGAGGACTATATCCCGGGCTTGCGTAGCACTTTTGCTTTTGATCGCGGCATGCTTGAATTGCGCACGACGAGTCATGTGCTGACAGAGTTTGATGACTACATGGATCTGTCGTCTATTTTCGAAGAGTGTTACCCCGATCGCAGTGTTTTCTTTGAAAGGCCGTTTCGCCCATTTGAGATCAAAAAACGCATGGTCGGCATTCCGTTCGCCTTCTCGCCGCGCGTAATTTTTTACCGGCCCTCTCTGTTTGAAGCTGCGGGTGCACCCATGCCTCACGTTGGCTGGGGTTGGAGCGAATTCATAGAAAGTCTGGAGGCGCTGAAAAATATTTTGCCGAAGTCCGGGCTCATTAATTGGAGTCATGCCCAGTACTTAATTATGGTTTTTGTTTTGCGGGCTGGGGGGAGGCTCTTCATGCCGGGCGCTGAGGACCCGGTGTCATTCGACAGCCCGGAGGTTGAGCACGGTCTAGAGCTGTATCGTGAATTAGGGGCGCGGGTGGAACGCGTTCATTCGCCCGATGCGACTTATCATAAAGCGTTTATGAACGGGGAGGCTGCAATGTATCTCGGGGGTCGCCATTTTATGGATTTCATTTTGAGGGCAGAAGATGATGATTGGGCTACGGCACCTTTGCCTCTCTTTGAGGGCGGCGTTGACTCCACGGCCCAAGCCACAGATCTGATTTGTGTGCGTAAATCATGTACATCGCCTGACTTGGCAAAGCAGTACGTGAAGGCGATGCTCTCTGAAGAAGTTCAGGATTTTATTGGTCAGCAAAAGCACAACATACCGATTCGGAAAAGCTCGGCTTTTAAGTCACTGGATTTGGATGATCCGCGGGATTCCCTAATTGCCTCTGAAGTGGGTAAGATCTCGATCGACTTTAATTTGCAACCGCCATTTCCAGGGGCCTTTGTGCTGAAAGGGCTTCAGCGCATAATTAAACAGGACATTGATATTCGAACGGGCTTGTCGGAGCTTGCCTCCGCGGCGCGCACCATTATTGCGGTCAACGGCGAGTATCGCCCCGACTAA
- a CDS encoding Gfo/Idh/MocA family protein, which translates to MPLTKPSSVKADSPLFDFEPEPIGVRRKPLRVALVGASGYSKAHFKLISIASRQGLYRLVGAAVINQADEPERCREIEAMGGALYDDFDSMISQLAGQLDICFIPTGIHHHAPMTIAALKAGANVMVEKPIAATIQEVAEIRQCAKETGRFVAVGFQSIYDPATRWLKNALLHGAIGKIRSIRSRAMWPRPTTYYLRNNWAGHLKAGDQWVLDSPFNNALAHQLNMMCFLAGDEVNSSSRPATVQAELYRAMDIESADTACLRIITENEISLHYFASHSCIEKQDPIIEIIGESGVASWSLTEASFQPEGEPLQSVRCGSFPDLLRYIGSAIHSHSEEGETPLCGLDIAEAHTLCVNGAHESSAIHTIPSQFLSTQKFPNGESQIAINDLQSHIEQAYQQGKLFSEIGIPWATSGEKIDMRNYRQFPTYRNPLKGSGQSS; encoded by the coding sequence ATGCCTCTCACCAAACCATCTTCCGTCAAAGCGGACTCTCCTCTGTTCGACTTTGAGCCCGAACCTATAGGCGTTCGTCGCAAACCTTTGCGCGTGGCCCTAGTCGGAGCTTCCGGTTACTCAAAAGCGCATTTCAAGCTAATCAGCATCGCCTCGAGGCAAGGCCTCTATCGTTTAGTCGGCGCTGCCGTCATCAACCAAGCGGATGAGCCAGAACGCTGTCGGGAAATCGAAGCCATGGGCGGTGCGCTCTATGATGACTTCGACTCGATGATCAGCCAGTTGGCAGGCCAGCTAGACATCTGCTTCATCCCCACGGGCATCCATCACCACGCCCCCATGACCATTGCAGCCCTGAAGGCGGGCGCAAATGTGATGGTCGAAAAACCCATTGCGGCTACGATTCAGGAGGTGGCCGAGATCCGCCAATGCGCAAAGGAAACCGGTCGTTTTGTCGCTGTCGGCTTCCAGAGCATCTATGATCCCGCCACGAGATGGCTGAAAAATGCCCTTCTCCATGGCGCTATCGGCAAAATTCGTTCCATCCGTTCACGCGCCATGTGGCCACGGCCCACCACATATTACCTGCGAAATAATTGGGCGGGCCACCTGAAAGCAGGTGATCAATGGGTCCTCGACTCTCCCTTTAACAACGCTCTCGCCCATCAACTCAATATGATGTGTTTCTTGGCCGGCGACGAGGTAAACTCGTCCTCTCGGCCAGCCACTGTTCAAGCCGAGCTCTACCGTGCAATGGACATTGAGAGCGCAGACACCGCCTGCCTGCGCATCATCACGGAGAATGAAATTTCACTCCACTATTTTGCCAGCCACAGTTGCATCGAGAAGCAGGACCCAATCATCGAAATTATCGGCGAATCAGGAGTCGCGAGCTGGAGTCTCACCGAGGCCAGCTTTCAGCCCGAAGGCGAACCCCTCCAATCCGTCCGCTGTGGAAGTTTTCCTGATCTACTTCGGTACATCGGTTCAGCCATTCACTCTCATTCGGAAGAGGGTGAGACTCCCCTTTGCGGACTCGATATCGCAGAGGCGCACACCCTATGCGTAAACGGGGCTCATGAATCATCCGCAATTCACACGATCCCCTCTCAATTCCTGAGCACACAGAAATTTCCGAACGGAGAATCTCAAATCGCCATCAACGACCTTCAATCACACATCGAGCAGGCATACCAACAAGGAAAACTGTTCAGCGAAATCGGAATCCCATGGGCAACTTCCGGCGAAAAAATCGATATGAGGAACTACCGCCAGTTTCCAACCTATCGCAATCCCCTCAAAGGATCCGGCCAAAGCAGTTGA
- the fbaA gene encoding class II fructose-bisphosphate aldolase: MPVATPKQYRAMIDAAQKGNYAYPAVNVTSITTINAALKAFADAKCDGIIQVSTGGGQFASGLNVSDAAFGAIVLAEATHLLAEKYDILVGLHTDHCHPEKVDGFLKPLLEASRKRVAEGKGPLFQSHMFDGSVIDLKENLEISKQLLKECAELEIILEVEAGCVGGEEDGHDTSGLPIDKLYTTPGDMVEVYEALNPIGPFLFAATFGNVHGAYKPGAVKLKPTILRDGQKAVTDKYGEEAMMDLVFHGGSGSELSDIRETLEYGVVKMNIDTDTQYAFTRPIVTHICENIEGVLKIDGEVGNKKNYDPRSYLKKAEKNMCDRLMQAAEDLCATGKTIFGTV, translated from the coding sequence ATGCCAGTAGCAACACCGAAACAATACCGGGCTATGATCGACGCCGCGCAGAAGGGCAACTACGCCTACCCTGCGGTCAACGTCACCTCCATCACCACCATCAACGCGGCACTGAAGGCCTTCGCGGACGCCAAGTGCGACGGCATCATCCAAGTCTCGACGGGCGGTGGTCAATTCGCCTCGGGCCTGAACGTAAGCGACGCCGCTTTCGGTGCGATCGTTCTTGCAGAAGCAACTCACCTTTTGGCGGAGAAGTATGACATCCTCGTCGGACTTCACACCGACCACTGTCACCCGGAGAAGGTCGACGGATTCCTGAAGCCATTGCTCGAAGCTTCCCGCAAGCGCGTCGCAGAAGGTAAGGGTCCCCTCTTCCAATCTCACATGTTTGACGGATCCGTCATCGATCTGAAGGAAAACCTCGAGATCTCCAAGCAACTCCTCAAGGAGTGCGCCGAGCTCGAGATCATCCTTGAAGTCGAAGCTGGATGCGTCGGCGGAGAAGAAGACGGCCACGACACCTCCGGTCTTCCGATCGACAAGCTCTACACCACTCCCGGCGACATGGTCGAAGTGTACGAAGCGCTCAACCCGATTGGACCGTTCCTCTTCGCAGCGACTTTCGGAAACGTTCACGGTGCTTACAAGCCCGGCGCGGTTAAGCTCAAGCCCACCATTCTTCGCGATGGACAGAAGGCGGTCACCGACAAGTACGGTGAAGAAGCGATGATGGACCTCGTCTTCCACGGCGGATCCGGTTCGGAGCTCAGCGACATTCGTGAAACTCTCGAATATGGCGTCGTGAAGATGAACATCGATACCGATACGCAATACGCCTTCACCCGCCCGATCGTTACCCACATCTGCGAAAACATCGAAGGTGTGCTCAAGATCGACGGAGAAGTGGGCAACAAAAAGAACTACGACCCACGCAGCTACCTCAAAAAGGCTGAAAAGAACATGTGCGATCGCCTCATGCAGGCCGCAGAAGACCTCTGCGCGACCGGCAAGACGATTTTCGGCACCGTCTAA